The nucleotide sequence GCGCATCGCCTTCTGCATTTGGCCCACGAACGGGGGCGTCAGAACGAACTGAAAGAGCGCTTGCTCCGCGCGTACTTCTGCGAGGGTGCGCTGATGAGCGACGGCGCCACTCTGGCGTCCCTCGCAGGCGAGGTGGGGCTCGACGTGGAAGAGGCGAGCTTCGTGTTGAACAGCGACGCGCACGCCGCGGAAGTCCGCACCGACGAGGCCACCGCTCGGCAGCTCGGCATCAACGGCGTCCCCTTCTTCGTCATTGGCCACTACGGCGTGTCCGGCGCGCAGCCTGCCGCGGTGCTCGGCCAAGTGCTGCGCAAAGCCTGGGCCGACGCGCGCGCAGAAGACGACGCACCCAACGCCGACGCCGCATCCACCGAAGACACCGCGTCCGCCGACGCCGCATCCACCGACGACGCCGCGCCCGGTTGCGACGGTGACAGCTGCGCCGTCTGAAGACGGCAGTCGCCGTTCGCCTTCGCAGCGACTCGACGCGAGCGCCATTCGCCGCGCCGTCGCCCACCGCGCGCATGTCGCCGCGCCGCCGCCCACCGCGCGCATGTCGCCGCGCCGCCGCCCACCGCGCGCGCGCCGCGTCGCCCGCCCCGCTCGGTCTACCCTGCGAGCGTACCGTGCACCAGTTCGCCGCCGATGACGGTCGCACGCACGCAAGCGCGATCGAGGCTCTCAATGTCCGTCAGTGCACGGTCGAGCACGACGAAGTCGGCGCGTTTGCCCGGCTCCAGAGTTCCGGCGCGATCGAGGCAGCCGCACACCTCTGCCGCGCTGCGCGTGTAGCACGCCAAGGCTTCGTCTAGGGTGATGCGCTGATCCGGTTCCAAGGCGCGCCCGCGATTCGTCCGCCGCGTCACTGCGGAGCGCACGCCATCCAGCGGATGAAAGCCTGCGACCGGGAAGTCCGAGCTGCCCACCACACGCACACCGCCATCGAGCAACCAGCGCAGCGGGGAGTTGCGTAGGCCGGGAATACTCGGCGCCGATCCCATGGCGGGTAGGCTCAGGAAATGGGGTTGCGCCACGACGGCGATCCCTGCCGCTGCAATGCGCGTCACCAGTTCGGAATCGAGAAAGGTAGCGTGTTCCAGGCGTGGCACGCCCGCGCGGTCGAGCTTGCCGCCGCAGCTCTCGTATGCGTCCAGGGCGAGGCCGACGGCGTCGTTGCCGATGGCGTGAATGGCCACGCCGAACCCGCGCTCCACCGCGGCGTTCACGACGTCCTGCGCCTCCTGCGCTGCGTAGATGCGAATGCCCGTGCGGACCTTCCGACCCAGTCGAGGCGCAACGGACATCGTCGCGCGCAGCGCGTCCAAGGATCGATCGCTCACCGCCCGCGCGAAGGTGCCGATCATCGTGCCGGCCATCTGCCAAATGCCGAGACACATGGCGCATGCCGGCGCGCCGTCGAAGACCAACTTCAACGCCCCCACGGTCAAGTTGCCGCTGGCCTCACCGGTGCTGGGCCCGTCCATCGCGTCCCAGGGTGCTTCCAGGTAGCCTTGCAGCGACACCGGCATCATCACGGTCGGCACCGGGATGAGCCCTCTGCGATCCGCTTCGCGGTACAGCGCCGCCAAATCCGCCGGCACCGTGGCGTCCACGATGCGCGTGATCCCTGCAGCAACCAGGTTGCGATAGTGCTCGGCCAGCCGCGCAAAGAAGCCCTCGGCGTCCTGCGCCACCGCGCTTGCGCGTGCGAGCGTTTCTACGCGACTCATCCCGCGTTCGATGAGCAACCCGTCCGGCTCTCCGCGGTGATCCCGCGAGATGACACCTCCGGTAGGGTCGGCGGAGTGGCGTGCGATCCCCGCGAGCTCCAACGCACGACTGTTCACCACTGCGCGGTGGCAGCTGTAGTGCATCGCCAGCAACGGGCGATCCGGAACCGCCTCGTCGAGTTCTCGCCGCGTCGGAGCACGCCGCTCTTCCAGGCACAGCTCGTCCCAATCCGTGGCGATCAGCCAATCACCATCTGCGTCGCGCGCCGCAGCGGCCAGCGCAGTCTGCAACGTGGCAATGCTCGTGACCCGTGGCGGCACCAGACGCAATCTGCCTCCCCAGAGCGCGACCATGCTCGCATGGTGATGCGCATCGATGAAACCGGGCAGCACCGTGGCCCCCGACACGTCCACCACTTCTGCATCGGGGCCCGCGGCTGCCACTGCCTCGGCGCGGCTTCCCACTGCGAGCAACTCTTCACCCGCGAAGGCGAGGGCTTCGGCGCGCGTGCCAGTCATCGTTCGCAGATCCGCGTTGACGAGCACTTGCGCGCGACCGAAGGGAACCCCCGTGGAGCGGGCCATGTCTCACGACTATCGCCCCCGGCCCAGCCGCGCAACGCAGCCGTGCCGAGCCGCCGCGCAACGCAGCCACGCCGAGTCGCGCAATGCAGCCACGCCGCTCTTCCCGCAGTCCAACTGCGTCGAACAGCCGCGCAATGCAGCCGTGCCCTGCCGCGCGCTGTTTGCAGCTGGATCTCGAAGCGGATCTTCGTCAAAGTCAGCAGGTGCGCCAGCACCCTTTGCTGCAGTGGATCTGCGCGTTGCCCGCATGCACGTTGTTCGCTGCGGTCGCATGCGACGAGTCGCACGCCAGCACCGCTTCCAGCGCCACTCCGCAAGCCGCGCCCTCGGCGTCCGCGCCAGTGGCGAAGCCGAAGCTCGCGTGTCCCCTGGAGATGTCGCGTCTCGGCAACTACTGCATCGACAAGTGGGAAGCCCACACCGTGACAGTCGCCAACCCAAGTGTGCGCCGCTCACCCTACGAACCGCTCCGCGACGGCGAGCGCGTCGCCGCGCGCAGTGCCGCCGGCGTCGTGCCCCAGGGCTACATCAGCCGCGAAGAGGCTCGCGCGGCGTGCGTCAACTCGGGCAAACGCTTGTGTAGCGCGAAGGAGTGGTACCGCGCCTGCGCAGGCAACGAAGGACGACACTACCCCTACGGCGCGACGCAGCAGTCCGGGATCTGCAACACCCAGAAGCCTCACGTGCTGACTCAGGTCTTCGGGCGAAAGGTATTCCTCACCAAGGACAGCCACTACAACAACCCCAAGGTGAACCAAGAGCCCGGCTTTCTAGCCCTCACCGGTGCCAACCCCAAGTGCGTGACACCCGAGGGCGTCTTCGACATGGTCGGCAACCTGCACGAATGGGTCGCCGACGACGTCAGTGCGGCACTGCCAAAGACCATTCCCTTGGAGTATGGCGAGCACTGGCTCGGTCCGAAGGGCAGCGGCATCTTCATGGGCGGCTACTACTCCAGCAAGAACGAGCACGGCCGCGGCTGTGCCTACACCACTGCCACCCACGCTCCGGATTACCACGACTACTCGACGGGCTTTCGCTGCTGTCGAGACGCCGACTGAAACGTACTTCGCTCGCGAGCGACCTCGCAGCTCGCTGCAGCGCGCCCCTCCGCCCGCCGCGCACCCTTGCAGCCCACTCCGCAATCTGCCGCGCGCCCCTCCGCCGCAACCCAGCGCAACTCCGACCGGGACAAGAGCGTCACACTCGGCGTCACCTGTGACGCTGCCTCCAGCCCGCAATTGCGCCATTTTACGGTGTTTTTGCCGATGCAAACCCACCGGTCCGGCTGGCACGAAGCCTGCTCTTGTCACCCTCATGAACCGCCAACGGTTGGGCTTTGCTTGGCGCTTCCTTGTTGCTTCTTTCTTGCTTGCCGCGCCTTCCTTGACGGCGTGCTCCTCCGACGACGATGGCATTTCGTCGTCGGAGTTCGCGTCGCGCTACTGCGCCCTCTTCAAGCCTTGTTGCGCCGCAGCGGGCTTTCCCGATACCGGTCAGCAGTCGTGCAAGTTCTTTTTCGGTGCAGCTCCCATTC is from Polyangiaceae bacterium and encodes:
- a CDS encoding SUMF1/EgtB/PvdO family nonheme iron enzyme translates to MRQHPLLQWICALPACTLFAAVACDESHASTASSATPQAAPSASAPVAKPKLACPLEMSRLGNYCIDKWEAHTVTVANPSVRRSPYEPLRDGERVAARSAAGVVPQGYISREEARAACVNSGKRLCSAKEWYRACAGNEGRHYPYGATQQSGICNTQKPHVLTQVFGRKVFLTKDSHYNNPKVNQEPGFLALTGANPKCVTPEGVFDMVGNLHEWVADDVSAALPKTIPLEYGEHWLGPKGSGIFMGGYYSSKNEHGRGCAYTTATHAPDYHDYSTGFRCCRDAD
- a CDS encoding amidohydrolase — its product is MARSTGVPFGRAQVLVNADLRTMTGTRAEALAFAGEELLAVGSRAEAVAAAGPDAEVVDVSGATVLPGFIDAHHHASMVALWGGRLRLVPPRVTSIATLQTALAAAARDADGDWLIATDWDELCLEERRAPTRRELDEAVPDRPLLAMHYSCHRAVVNSRALELAGIARHSADPTGGVISRDHRGEPDGLLIERGMSRVETLARASAVAQDAEGFFARLAEHYRNLVAAGITRIVDATVPADLAALYREADRRGLIPVPTVMMPVSLQGYLEAPWDAMDGPSTGEASGNLTVGALKLVFDGAPACAMCLGIWQMAGTMIGTFARAVSDRSLDALRATMSVAPRLGRKVRTGIRIYAAQEAQDVVNAAVERGFGVAIHAIGNDAVGLALDAYESCGGKLDRAGVPRLEHATFLDSELVTRIAAAGIAVVAQPHFLSLPAMGSAPSIPGLRNSPLRWLLDGGVRVVGSSDFPVAGFHPLDGVRSAVTRRTNRGRALEPDQRITLDEALACYTRSAAEVCGCLDRAGTLEPGKRADFVVLDRALTDIESLDRACVRATVIGGELVHGTLAG
- a CDS encoding DsbA family oxidoreductase; the protein is MVRSLEVQIWSDIACPWCYVGKRHWEAALREFEHADAVRLRWRSFELDPSARTAKLDPSARTAKLDPSARAVTSDDDYVGRLAKKYGTTHEQAQAMIDRMVGVASQAGIEMRFDRIRSGNTFDAHRLLHLAHERGRQNELKERLLRAYFCEGALMSDGATLASLAGEVGLDVEEASFVLNSDAHAAEVRTDEATARQLGINGVPFFVIGHYGVSGAQPAAVLGQVLRKAWADARAEDDAPNADAASTEDTASADAASTDDAAPGCDGDSCAV